In Ananas comosus cultivar F153 linkage group 10, ASM154086v1, whole genome shotgun sequence, the sequence ACCTCTGTGAGTAAAAAAAGTATAACCCTAGATGGGGCTTACGAACTTTGCTTCGGAAACCCAGAAACAAGAGACTTGCAAAGAGTGGAAGTTCTAGGAATTATCAGTGTAACATAACTCAATAAATTGATGATAACTTTTCGGTTCAATCTCCTGTACTGGAACCTTTGTCTAATCATACAACATTGTAGTGTATTCCACCATGAGCCGCAAAATTAAACAACAGCACAAGTTCCGATTCCGGTGATTTTTCTCCGGTGATTTTTCTATATACAACAACATCAGTTGATTCTGCTGGAAGTTACACAAActaatcacaaaaaaaataatcctgaagcaaaataatttactaCTAGAAACATTCATAGCTTGATGTCGGATTACTGCTTTTCAGAAAAGAAATCGGGCTCGGCTGGTTTCTGCAGCAGCATTGCGGGGAGCCTCTCCTGCAACCGGGCCTTCCGTGTCCTATTTCTCCTTAGAGTTCTTAGCATATTCCCTGCGAACCTCGAAGCATACAACGCCGCACCAAAGCTCAAAGAAATCTCTCCCCCACTCACTATGGCAGCCTGcaacctcttctctctttcGTGTAAAGCCTCCTCGAGCTTCTTTCTTGAATACCTTCTCCATGCCGCCTGTATAAAGCAAGCGGCCCACGTCCTCCACTGCTGTGAGTAGAGCCTAAATGTATGTTGGAGCTGTTTACTGTGTAGCCTTCGGAACTGAGTTGCGACGAATTTTAGGTCATCGGCCATTAGGGCAAAAGCTTCGACCTCCGATAATGTCTTCACTGTCCTTGTCGAGCTAGGGAGGCTGGAGTATGAGTGGGGGTCAAGGGCCCATGTGAGAAGCTCTTCTCCGCAGAAATCTCCAGCTTTTAGTATGTCGGAGTTGAAGAAGCCAGTCCTCCCACCGTTCGTGGTCATGCTCTCTAAATTCCCTCGCATGATGAAAAGCATTTCATTTACTGGGTCTCCTTCGCGAATGATGCAGCTATGTTCGGTGTATAGGACTGGTTTTAGGCGGTCGCACATCGCATCAAGGAGTTGATCATCCATCTTTTCAAACATTGGGACCTGAAAAAGAGTTTCTGGTTATGACGGCTGTCAATTTTCAGCTTAATCTAGGGGTAATAAATGTTTGGTTTAAGCTCATTTGTGGCTTGTCAGAAAAGGATATTATTTCTGGAGAAGCATTATGCAGATAATTCTTTCTGATGCATTAGCATGTGATATACGCAAATTTTTCTTGGTGCCTCGAGGGTTTTCAAGTACTGATGAGTTAGATATAGTGATGGAAATTGTTGATTTCTGCAGGTGAGCTGTAAGATTTTAAGTATGGGTAAATATGCATGAATAGTTATAGTCACTGAACTTTTCAGTTAAACATGTTAGTCTCCGCACTTTCTAACAAGTCGCAACTGTATCCCAGGCTCCACCAACAGTTTAGTGTCTTTACCTTGCGTGCCCTGCACATGTACCATCCTATCTGTGCCAAATCAAGTGAAAAAGAAATTCATTCAGGGTTTAAATGGCCATTTTACAAGACAAATGTCACGTGCAAATCATGCGAGTAAATGGACATTAGACGGTGACAGAGCCAGGGATGCGACTGCAAATTGCAGGAATTGTACATTGTAAGAATGTTAAGGGACTAAAATTTTCAAGTGAAAAGTTCATGCATGAAATTGGATTAACAGAACATCCCATGTGGCAGCAAGCATAATAGCAAATATcaacagtgaaagtagaatgTGAAGGTCATTGAGAATCTACCCTCATGAGCAGGGATAGACAAAGATGACGCTTAATGTCCCGTCTAAGGTCTTTTGGAAGGTTCAGAAGGAGGTGTTCTTCATCCACCCCTCTTGTTTCTTGCCATCTATATTGTTCATGGCGACGTATACGCTCCTTTATGCTCTCAGGAAGCAGTCTGTGGGACATCCATTGCTCTGCATCTCGCCTTTTTATTCTCATCTCTTCAATTCTTACGGACGTGGACTGCAGATAAGTCTGCAACATAAACAgaaaatttatgtattttacTTTGTAAGACGGTAGCACTTGCACATGCAAATTACTAAAGAACACTGATTGCCAACGTGACTACTGACAAAACAAAACATTAGTAATGAAAGAACTGGGAAGTGATAAGGCACTGGGAGGGAAATGGAAAGGCGTTGGTCCTAGTCCAAGTGCAAGAACTTGGTGATTTGGGTATacctccccccctccccccccaNAAAAGAAACCGGGTGGAAGTATCCTTTAGGAAATATTAGTTCGTTGAAGGGTGGATAAAACATAAGGTGTAAAAATATACTTGAATAGAAAAGTAAAAAGCTAAGAAACCTAGGTactgttttatttgtttatttattatttcaaatGTAAGAAACACCAAAGAACGAGAGCTGGGTTGTAGCTTTTGTACATAACTTTCCTAGTTTTGCTGTATATATGAGCACTTTGTGCTTTACTGAACTCTGAATACAGTGTATGAGTGACAGGTGATAAGGTGCTACGAACTAAGAGATCAAATCAATGTACTTGcttctctttattttaaaaGGTTTTAGCTACCTTTAAAATCCAGAGAATCCAACAAAGTCAATTTAACTTCTACGCATCCAATAAAGTCAGTTTAATTTCTTTGTTACAGTACAAGTTCACAAAGGGATAGCCCGTGAGCCCCTGCGTCTTGcagttcaaaaagaaaaaaaacccctctaattttattcttttgaatCAAACTCTACAGATTTCTAAAGGAGTGAAGCCAAACTCGTAATTGGCCAAATAACACATTTTTCTTCATTTCAACATTTGACTGTCATGACTCCTTAACAGATTGGTTTAGCAAAACACTGTAATTGACTTGAATTCTTTCAAATACTCAAGAAGCAGATCAAACAAGCAAGCAATCAAAATATCATGGCAAGGATGTGGATTACCTGCATATTGCCAATGAGAAGCGCAAAAAGAATTAAGGCCGATATAGAGATAAAAACTGCAAACAAGTTCTCCCACGTGTAAGTGCTTGTCCTTAGGTTTTGCCCAAGAGaactgcaaaaagaaaaagccattTGTCAGCTAcaagaaaaagaatgaagacAAGCTACGCACTAACCAAGTTTTCATTCatgtgaaaaaaaaggaaaaaaaaatgtatagataAGCATGGTGAAGCCATCATAGCTAGCGTGAATATCCTTAAGATGAAGTAACtggtaaaagcaagtaatacaAAGCATTGGCTGATATAGAAAAGAACTAAAATGTCCTGGAATATGTTGTTGCTCAATGATACTAAAGTGTCAGCCAAGATTTTTGCTTGCACTGCAAACTTGACAATTTCATAATGTAGTATCTTAGCTATTTTCTTGTTGAGAATGAGCCAATCAGCATAGTTGTTGGTTCTACCAGTTGACTTACTAAACCTGAACTCCTCTCGTTAAAACTTAAGTGATGAAAGTTAATTCAACGACTAGAAATATTTTTACTTAGCAGATTATAGAATGGTAACAAGAACAGCAGTGGCTACTTGAGCAAATATGAACCATATATCACAGCAAGTGCTATTTGGACCTGTGAGCATTAGCATGTATCAAACCAACAATTTACTGCTAAGGGGTTTTTACTGATAAGTTTCGACTAGTTCAGGAAATGGTAGCATTTACTATTTAGTGCTCACTAAGAACAACAGTTTCACTGAGAAATAGTGTAGCATTCACTATGCTTAAAGAAAACATTTTATACTAAGGGTACGCTTGGCTCAAAATAGGAATCAAAATCGGAATAGGAATGGGAACGGACAGGAATGGAAAATGGAAGGATGAAAACTcttatttgtttggttcataagaGGAATCGAAATTGGAACCatgttcaaattgaaatttaaaatttttttaattgtaattaaaattaaaatttactattcaaatttgtaatcaaaatttgaatctaaattttgggGGATTCACTTCCCCTAGAATGAGAATCGGAATGTCAATCCCTCAAATCAAACACCAACAATGAGAATAGATCACTCCAATTCCCATTCCAAGTCTCAATTCCatcaaacaaacatgccctaaattcAAGAATCGAGGTTTTCACAAATTCAacacaaaaaatttcaataattgAGCTTTTCATCATTCACCATGGCAGTAATACCATATAGTGGCATAATAGTACATTGAGAAATTGCCAAAGAGGGAACAAAAGATGTGAAAGTTAAATGGACAAACCTCAAGTTCTGGAGGCCCCACCAAAAGCAGTAAAACAACTTCTCAAAAAAAGTTGTTGACTGGACAACATTTTGAAGTGCTGGTTGATATATCCCAAAGTTAAACAATGATACATTAGGTGTATTTATAGGGCACATAGCCGCCAAAAAAGTGTTATTCTGTCCTTTATATGCTCCGCAGTATAAAGATGCAATATCACAATTATTCTGACCACATGCTTCTCTCCAGCATGTATCTTCTCGTTGGATAGAAAGCAAATACCACAATGCTCCGAGTACCTACAAGGAAGCACAAAAAAGGGGTCCTCATAAGGATTAATGTACTTACTGTTTCATTTTTGCAAAACAGGTGACTTGTGAAGAAGCGTTACTACAGCTGTATCTTGACTATCGAGAGAATAGAACCAAAAATCATCACATGGCTACCTAAATATGTATAGTATGTGACAGACACTGTTGCATATGATAGCCAACAGCACAACAACAGtggaaacaatatataaaacatga encodes:
- the LOC109716057 gene encoding cyclic nucleotide-gated ion channel 1-like: MTHQEGKFVRFQDWSSEQSVSSDRLASGSRQRRFASLTDVLRRGIEWFRNILHYQPVDNSSPDEAKSRKKALDPQGPFLQKWNKIFVLSCVIAVSVDPLFFYIPFVDSDRNCFDLDRKLEITASVLRFFTDIFYILHIIFQFQTGFIAPSSRVFGRGVLVEDPAAIAKRYISSYFIIDIFAVLPLPQVIILIVFPKLQGSEELLNAKNVLMFIVIFQYLPRLVRIIPLYLEITRSAGIIAETAWTGAAFNLLLYMLASHVLGALWYLLSIQREDTCWREACGQNNCDIASLYCGAYKGQNNTFLAAMCPINTPNVSLFNFGIYQPALQNVVQSTTFFEKLFYCFWWGLQNLSSLGQNLRTSTYTWENLFAVFISISALILFALLIGNMQTYLQSTSVRIEEMRIKRRDAEQWMSHRLLPESIKERIRRHEQYRWQETRGVDEEHLLLNLPKDLRRDIKRHLCLSLLMRVPMFEKMDDQLLDAMCDRLKPVLYTEHSCIIREGDPVNEMLFIMRGNLESMTTNGGRTGFFNSDILKAGDFCGEELLTWALDPHSYSSLPSSTRTVKTLSEVEAFALMADDLKFVATQFRRLHSKQLQHTFRLYSQQWRTWAACFIQAAWRRYSRKKLEEALHEREKRLQAAIVSGGEISLSFGAALYASRFAGNMLRTLRRNRTRKARLQERLPAMLLQKPAEPDFFSEKQ